A stretch of the Poseidonibacter parvus genome encodes the following:
- a CDS encoding EAL domain-containing protein — protein MNNKIFLKIGWMLIIALLGYLFFVVFFLSPKVNTYLSDTEIKNERLQFNKVVSIINNKSKTFENKDLLLKEVELLLSSVTLAKTGQIYIFDSSGNVVIDSSNEFDSKNISKLILPNSENKLFLDEIKKSYNSKTAFEYLWNKQYDIYNYAYPKISWVQYNKSLDWYIVSSIYKEDFSSYVDGINSLILNISILLFVVLAIIGIFITVKVVAPINKMFSEVQKAQVETNEFESAPKSKDEIGFLANQFNTLLDQVETNRKTLEDHVQKKTKEISDKLYYDELTNLKNRYALQEDIKDCDFVSVALVDIDSFDDINELYGFSTGNLVLIETANVLNEFANKYNVTVNRIHGNVFSVTDKRMMGFSKYDQFINELSTLFKNRAILIEELDIEIFIDITLGISIAQEEPLKTAGIALKKAKKNNQRFFVYNNELDTKEIIEKSIFWREKIKCALKDNTVTPFYQPIFNKDKEIVKYETLMRIKDLDEEGNDTYLLPYLFLDVAVKTKQYLQLSNQVISKALSDLNRTDKQISFNLSFKDILDIDFVESLDKNLDKIDSVNKKRIVFEILESDHIADYTILEDFIEKYRNQGIKIAIDDFGTGYSNFAHILKIRPDYIKIDGSLIKDINTDKNSYEMVKSIIEFSKALNIRVIAEFIHSQEVFDLVSELGVDEFQGFHLGKPDPHIE, from the coding sequence ATGAATAATAAAATCTTTTTAAAAATTGGTTGGATGCTTATTATAGCATTGCTTGGTTACTTATTTTTTGTCGTATTTTTTCTTTCACCAAAAGTAAATACTTACTTAAGCGATACAGAAATTAAAAATGAAAGACTTCAATTTAATAAAGTTGTTTCAATAATAAATAATAAATCTAAGACTTTTGAAAATAAAGATTTATTACTAAAAGAAGTTGAACTATTATTAAGTAGTGTAACTTTAGCAAAAACTGGGCAAATTTATATTTTTGATAGTTCAGGAAATGTAGTAATTGATTCAAGTAATGAATTTGACTCTAAAAATATATCAAAACTAATTCTTCCAAATTCTGAAAATAAACTTTTTTTAGATGAAATTAAAAAATCATATAATAGTAAAACGGCTTTTGAATATTTATGGAATAAACAATATGACATTTATAACTATGCTTATCCAAAAATTTCGTGGGTACAGTACAATAAAAGTTTAGATTGGTACATAGTTTCTTCAATTTATAAAGAAGACTTCTCAAGTTATGTTGATGGAATTAATTCTTTAATTTTAAACATTTCGATTTTATTATTCGTAGTACTTGCAATCATAGGTATATTTATTACTGTAAAAGTGGTTGCTCCTATTAACAAGATGTTCTCTGAAGTTCAAAAAGCACAAGTAGAAACTAATGAATTTGAATCAGCTCCAAAATCAAAAGATGAAATTGGTTTTTTAGCAAATCAATTTAATACTTTACTTGATCAAGTTGAAACAAATAGAAAAACATTAGAAGATCATGTTCAAAAGAAAACAAAAGAGATTAGTGACAAACTTTACTACGATGAGCTAACAAATCTGAAAAATAGATATGCATTACAAGAAGATATTAAAGACTGTGATTTTGTTTCAGTGGCTTTAGTTGATATTGATTCTTTTGATGATATTAATGAACTTTATGGTTTCTCAACTGGTAATCTAGTTTTAATTGAAACAGCGAATGTTTTAAATGAGTTTGCTAATAAATACAATGTTACTGTAAATAGAATTCATGGTAATGTATTTAGTGTTACAGATAAAAGAATGATGGGATTCTCTAAATATGACCAATTCATTAATGAGTTATCAACATTATTTAAAAATAGAGCTATTCTTATTGAAGAACTAGATATTGAAATATTTATCGATATTACATTAGGAATTTCAATTGCACAAGAAGAACCACTTAAAACTGCGGGAATTGCTTTAAAGAAAGCTAAGAAAAATAATCAAAGATTCTTTGTTTACAATAATGAATTAGATACAAAAGAGATTATTGAGAAATCAATTTTCTGGAGAGAAAAAATCAAATGTGCATTAAAAGACAATACAGTAACTCCATTTTATCAGCCTATTTTTAACAAAGACAAAGAAATAGTAAAATATGAAACATTAATGAGAATAAAAGACTTAGATGAAGAAGGAAATGATACTTATTTACTTCCATATTTATTTTTAGATGTTGCTGTTAAAACTAAGCAATATTTACAATTATCAAATCAAGTTATTTCAAAAGCATTATCTGATTTAAATAGAACTGATAAACAAATATCTTTTAACTTAAGTTTCAAAGATATCTTAGATATAGATTTTGTTGAATCTTTAGATAAAAACTTAGATAAAATTGATTCTGTTAACAAAAAAAGAATTGTATTTGAAATATTAGAAAGTGACCATATTGCAGATTATACTATCCTAGAAGATTTTATCGAGAAATATAGAAATCAAGGTATTAAAATTGCAATTGATGATTTTGGTACAGGTTACTCTAACTTTGCACATATTTTAAAAATTAGACCAGACTATATAAAAATTGATGGTTCTTTAATTAAAGACATTAATACGGATAAAAATTCATATGAAATGGTAAAATCTATAATAGAATTCTCAAAAGCTTTAAATATAAGGGTTATTGCAGAGTTTATTCATTCACAAGAGGTGTTTGATTTGGTTAGTGAATTAGGAGTTGATGAATTCCAAGGTTTCCATTTAGGAAAACCTGATCCACATATTGAGTAA
- a CDS encoding phosphatidylserine decarboxylase, translating into MHITNLISQNFGKFAKKEFPSFIQKTINAGYVKFLGLDMSEFKKPKFYKSLNALFTRELEINREINEDKNVVISPTDSLITECGKIEDDIALQIKGMEYSVEDLLTYYCNDKIEKIKNGSFMNFYLSPKDYHRYHAPSDFNLKKLIHVPGKLYPVNLKYLNKELDLFVQNERVIIECEKNGKLFYMVFVGALNVGQMVFEFEPKVETNLDTAEIKVYEYENVQISKGDCLGYFKMGSTVVMLWEENSVEIEELLNQDVRFGQVIAKEI; encoded by the coding sequence ATGCATATTACAAATTTAATTTCTCAGAACTTTGGAAAATTTGCAAAAAAAGAGTTTCCTTCATTTATTCAAAAAACTATAAATGCAGGATACGTAAAATTTTTAGGTTTAGATATGAGTGAGTTTAAAAAACCAAAATTTTATAAATCTTTAAATGCTTTATTTACAAGAGAATTAGAAATAAATAGAGAAATTAATGAAGATAAAAATGTAGTTATTTCTCCAACTGATAGTTTGATAACTGAATGTGGAAAAATAGAAGATGATATTGCTTTACAAATTAAAGGAATGGAATATAGTGTAGAAGATTTATTAACTTACTACTGCAACGATAAAATAGAAAAAATTAAAAATGGTTCATTTATGAATTTTTATTTATCACCAAAAGATTACCATAGATATCATGCTCCTAGTGATTTTAATCTTAAAAAACTTATTCATGTTCCAGGAAAATTATATCCTGTAAATTTAAAATATTTAAATAAAGAACTTGATTTATTTGTACAAAATGAAAGAGTTATTATAGAGTGTGAAAAAAATGGAAAGCTATTTTATATGGTTTTTGTAGGTGCTCTTAATGTTGGTCAAATGGTATTTGAATTCGAACCAAAAGTTGAAACAAATTTAGATACAGCAGAAATAAAAGTATATGAATATGAAAATGTACAAATTTCTAAAGGTGATTGTTTAGGTTACTTTAAAATGGGTTCAACTGTAGTAATGCTATGGGAAGAAAATAGTGTTGAAATAGAAGAATTATTAAATCAAGATGTTAGATTCGGACAAGTTATAGCAAAAGAAATATAA
- a CDS encoding murein transglycosylase A yields the protein MKHYLFITFLLFLFIGCTTKNGVLPEVKPTEKTKQLTKIKKTPFDYLDGFYDDDLDLALDVFKKACTKSKRKEQFKDVCENSLDFTNGKEFFTKNFTPKVLVSSTGDTGLITGYYEPLLYGSRTKSDLYPYPIYKTPKDLVTIKNKKRHSNFKHLRYKAKLKKGRYYPYDTREQIEKRDDLEVLCYVEDKIDLFFLQVQGSGRVLLDNGELINVGYANQNGRKYRSIGKKLIEDGYLEKEEVSLQTIKAFLLQNPLKVDEILNYNPSYVFFTEKKQTATGSLNVPLVAKRNIAVDRRYIPLGMPVFLETSNPKTKKAINKLVIAADTGGAIKGEIRADYFLGYGDEAMELAGLMKEEGRLFMLIPNVVVD from the coding sequence TTGAAACATTATTTATTTATTACATTTTTACTCTTTTTATTTATTGGTTGTACTACAAAAAATGGAGTATTACCAGAAGTAAAACCTACTGAAAAAACGAAACAACTTACAAAAATAAAAAAAACTCCCTTTGACTATTTAGATGGCTTTTATGATGATGACTTAGACTTAGCGCTTGATGTATTTAAAAAAGCTTGTACAAAATCAAAAAGAAAAGAACAATTTAAAGATGTATGTGAAAACTCGCTAGATTTTACTAATGGAAAAGAGTTTTTTACAAAAAACTTTACACCAAAAGTTTTAGTTTCAAGTACAGGTGATACTGGTTTAATCACAGGCTATTACGAACCTTTACTTTATGGAAGTAGAACAAAGTCTGATTTATATCCATATCCAATATATAAAACTCCAAAAGATTTAGTAACAATTAAAAATAAAAAAAGACATTCAAATTTTAAGCATTTAAGATATAAAGCAAAACTAAAAAAAGGAAGATATTATCCTTATGATACAAGAGAGCAAATTGAAAAAAGAGATGATTTAGAAGTTCTTTGTTATGTTGAAGATAAAATTGATTTGTTTTTTTTACAAGTTCAAGGCTCTGGACGAGTTTTATTAGATAATGGAGAGTTAATTAATGTTGGCTATGCAAATCAAAATGGAAGAAAATATAGATCAATTGGTAAAAAATTAATAGAAGATGGTTACTTAGAAAAAGAAGAAGTGAGTTTACAAACTATAAAAGCTTTTTTATTACAAAATCCACTAAAAGTTGATGAAATATTAAACTATAATCCTAGTTATGTTTTCTTTACTGAAAAAAAACAAACAGCAACAGGAAGTTTGAATGTACCTTTAGTAGCAAAAAGAAATATTGCAGTTGATAGAAGATATATCCCTTTAGGCATGCCAGTATTCTTAGAAACATCAAATCCAAAAACAAAAAAAGCTATTAATAAACTTGTAATTGCAGCAGATACAGGTGGTGCAATTAAAGGTGAAATAAGAGCAGATTATTTTTTAGGATATGGAGATGAAGCGATGGAATTAGCAGGTCTTATGAAAGAAGAAGGAAGACTTTTTATGCTAATTCCTAATGTTGTAGTTGATTAA